In one Benincasa hispida cultivar B227 unplaced genomic scaffold, ASM972705v1 Contig446, whole genome shotgun sequence genomic region, the following are encoded:
- the LOC120069500 gene encoding vicilin-like seed storage protein At2g18540 yields the protein MTRRCLGAFLSNLKKGGGLPKAGVVIQPLPTEEVTVEMTEDIEKETRKSTLAFEDPKETVNVDFYGRPSRVALEEMVVETQPEVAEEKKKKKKSKGKKVGEDEPSHHCKAEKKIKEKENEEVEEAKPRKRKERGERKERRREERRLKKEEERKRRAASPEMDGKSTSMREDMGGPAQLRDPVQPKTTQTIALKI from the coding sequence ATGACAAGGAGGTGTTTGGGAGCATTTCTGAGTAACTTGAAGAAAGGAGGAGGATTACCCAAGGCTGGGGTTGTAATCCAACCATTACCTACAGAGGAGGTGACGGTGGAGATGACGGAGGACATAGAAAAGGAAACCAGGAAAAGCACTCTGGCCTTCGAGGATCCTAAGGAGACTGTTAACGTAGACTTCTATGGCAGACCCTCTAGAGTTGCGTTGGAGGAAATGGTGGTTGAGACGCAGCCGGAGGTGGctgaggaaaagaagaagaaaaagaagagcaaaGGAAAGAAGGTTGGAGAAGATGAGCCATCCCATCATTGCAAAGCAgagaagaaaatcaaagagaaggAGAATGAAGAAGTTGAGGAGGCCAAGCCAAGGAAGAGGAAAGAGAGGGGAGAAAGGAAAGAGCGCAGGCGTGAGGAAAGGCGcctgaaaaaggaagaagaaagaaagaggaGGGCTGCAAGCCCAGAGATGGACGGGAAATCCACCTCCATGAGGGAGGACATGGGGGGACCAGCGCAGCTTAGAGATCCAGTGCAACCTAAAACAACGCAGACGATTGCCCTCAAAATTTGA
- the LOC120069501 gene encoding uncharacterized protein LOC120069501: MDKFTQKLQASLENIQPDPEKKYGIERLKALGATNFEGTKDPADAEEWMNQIEKCFKVMRCPKKRKVSLATFLLQKKVEDWWKLLKNRKGDQEEICWEEFQKSFFERFYPRSFRDMKQDEFLQVMQGNMTVAEYELKYTELSKYALNIVVDEKERCRRFEIGLKQEIRTPITTIAE; encoded by the coding sequence ATGGATAAATTCACCCAAAAACTCCAAGCAAGTTTAGAAAATATACAACCTGATCCTGAGAAGAAATATGGGATAGAACGATTAAAGGCATTGGGAGCCACAAACTTTGAAGGAACAAAGGATCCTGCAGATGCAGAAGAATGGatgaatcaaatagaaaaatgtttcaaaGTGATGAGATGTCCTAAAAAGCGTAAGGTAAGTCTTGCCACATTCTTATTGCAAAAAAAAGTAGAAGATTGGTGGAAGCTACTGAAGAATAGGAAGGGCGATCAAGAAGAAATATGTTGGGAGgaatttcaaaaatcattttttgaaaGATTCTATCCCCGATCATTCAGGGATATGAAACAAGATGAGTTCCTACAGGTCATGCAAGGAAACATGACTGTAGCAGAATATGAATTAAAGTATACAGAATTATCCAAGTATGCTTTAAACATAGTGGTGGATGAAAAGGAACGCTGTCGGAGGTTTGAAATAGGATTAAAACAAGAGATTCGAACTCCTATTACAACCATCGCGGAATAG